A genomic window from Microvirga sp. TS319 includes:
- a CDS encoding efflux RND transporter permease subunit produces the protein MSFTELFIRRPVLSMVVSLLILLLGAQGLMNLQVRQYPEVEETTITVTTTYTGASADLIQGFISTPIAKSVSSAEGVDYVTTQSRLGVSTVSVRMRLNTDPNAALTEVTAKVQQVRAQLPQEAEDPVIMKGTGQTFALMYITFASTEMNPEQVSEFLTRVVQPRFATLDGVGNAEILGGRDFAMRVWMDPVRLAARGVTAGDVVSAIGANNFLAAPGKTQNEYVAYSLQMQTTLQTPETFGALPIRSNGDQVVRLRDVADVELGPKSTDVKVSFNGKEGTFIGVTPTPSANPLTVAAEVTKAIDQIRPTLPKGMTVQIVYDASDFISASIEEVFKTIAEAALIVVVVILLFLGSFRSVLIPIVTIPLSLIGVCFFLYALGYSINLLTLLAMVLAIGLVVDDAIVVLENIHRHIEEGLKPVDAAIVGMKEIFLPIVSMTVTLAAVYAPIGFTQGLTGSLFREFAFTLAGAVIISGIIAITLSPMMSSKLLKPHGGQSRFASFVDRTFTRLENWYGRRLKGSLDYRPVTLIIVFALLGTTGYLFSKTSSELAPEEDQGAYLGLVNAPRYATADYTQEFSKQFTGAAEHIPEIDASFLIVGIDGGGGGFVGFKLKPWDQREKKGPQTKQEIQNLLNENGGLQAFVFAPPSLPGAGGGLPIQYVLRTIGDPAQAYEVGEQVRQRAQKSGKFIVVQNSISYETPRARITVDRDRAAALGVPVSQIGTTLGALVGGAPISKFDRDNRSYDVVSQVRQSDRLNPELLGQYYVRAADGSMVPLSALVRIETDAAPATIEQFNQLNAATISALPLPGVTTSEGLATLRSIAQEVMPQGFYEDYAGQSRLEVQEGSSILLAFGLAVIVIYLVLAAQFESFRDPFIIMMSVPLSMFGAMIFLNVGLATLNIYTQVGLITLVGLITKHGILMVEFANELKEKSGVSKREAIQEAARVRLRPILMTTAAMVLGVAPLLYASGAGAAARFSMGLVIASGMSIGTIFTLFVVPMFYTYISKETVRSGRTSEEHAHRQAALAAE, from the coding sequence ATGAGTTTCACAGAGCTTTTCATTCGTCGCCCCGTCTTGTCGATGGTGGTGAGCCTCCTGATCCTGTTGCTCGGCGCGCAGGGTCTGATGAACCTTCAGGTGCGTCAGTATCCTGAGGTCGAGGAAACCACGATCACCGTCACGACGACCTACACGGGCGCAAGCGCGGACCTGATCCAGGGCTTCATCAGCACGCCCATCGCCAAGTCCGTATCGAGCGCGGAGGGCGTCGATTATGTCACGACGCAGAGCCGTCTCGGCGTGAGCACGGTCTCCGTGCGCATGCGCCTGAACACCGATCCCAATGCGGCTCTCACTGAAGTGACCGCAAAGGTGCAGCAGGTGCGCGCTCAGCTTCCGCAGGAGGCCGAGGACCCTGTGATCATGAAGGGAACGGGCCAGACCTTCGCCCTCATGTACATCACCTTCGCCAGCACGGAGATGAACCCGGAGCAGGTGTCGGAATTCCTGACGCGCGTGGTGCAGCCGCGCTTTGCCACGCTCGACGGTGTCGGCAATGCCGAAATTCTCGGCGGCCGAGATTTTGCCATGCGCGTGTGGATGGATCCCGTGCGTCTCGCCGCCCGCGGTGTGACGGCAGGCGACGTGGTGTCGGCGATCGGTGCCAACAACTTCCTCGCAGCGCCCGGCAAAACGCAGAACGAGTATGTCGCCTACTCGTTGCAGATGCAGACGACCCTGCAGACGCCGGAGACCTTCGGTGCGCTGCCCATCCGCTCGAACGGCGATCAGGTCGTGCGCCTGCGCGACGTGGCCGATGTGGAACTCGGCCCCAAGAGCACGGACGTGAAGGTGAGCTTCAACGGCAAGGAGGGTACCTTCATCGGTGTCACCCCGACGCCCTCGGCCAACCCGCTCACGGTCGCCGCGGAGGTGACGAAAGCGATCGATCAGATCCGTCCGACCCTTCCCAAGGGCATGACCGTGCAGATCGTCTACGATGCGTCGGACTTCATCTCCGCCTCCATCGAGGAGGTGTTCAAGACGATCGCTGAGGCCGCGCTCATCGTGGTGGTGGTGATCCTGCTGTTCCTGGGCTCGTTCCGCTCGGTGCTGATTCCCATCGTGACGATCCCGCTCTCGCTCATCGGCGTGTGCTTCTTCCTCTATGCGCTGGGCTACTCGATCAATCTTCTGACCCTGCTGGCGATGGTGCTCGCCATCGGCCTCGTGGTCGATGACGCCATCGTGGTTCTGGAGAACATCCACCGCCACATCGAGGAGGGGCTGAAGCCGGTCGATGCCGCCATCGTCGGCATGAAGGAGATCTTCCTGCCGATCGTGTCCATGACGGTCACGCTGGCCGCCGTGTATGCGCCCATCGGCTTCACGCAGGGCCTGACCGGCTCGCTCTTCCGCGAGTTCGCCTTCACCCTTGCGGGTGCGGTGATCATCTCGGGCATCATCGCGATCACGCTCTCGCCCATGATGTCGTCGAAGCTCCTGAAGCCTCACGGCGGGCAGAGCCGGTTTGCAAGCTTCGTCGACCGCACCTTCACCCGGCTCGAGAACTGGTATGGGCGTCGCCTGAAGGGCTCGCTGGACTATCGCCCCGTCACGCTCATCATCGTGTTCGCGCTGCTCGGGACCACAGGCTATCTCTTCTCGAAGACCTCGTCCGAGCTTGCACCGGAAGAGGATCAGGGTGCCTATCTCGGTCTCGTCAACGCGCCGCGATATGCGACTGCGGACTATACGCAGGAGTTCTCGAAACAGTTCACGGGAGCTGCCGAGCATATTCCCGAGATCGACGCCAGCTTCCTCATCGTCGGCATCGACGGCGGCGGCGGCGGCTTCGTCGGTTTCAAGCTGAAGCCGTGGGACCAGCGCGAGAAGAAGGGCCCTCAGACCAAGCAGGAGATTCAGAATCTCCTGAACGAGAACGGCGGCCTACAGGCCTTCGTCTTCGCGCCTCCATCCCTGCCGGGCGCCGGCGGCGGCCTCCCGATCCAATATGTGCTGCGGACCATTGGAGATCCGGCTCAGGCCTACGAGGTCGGGGAGCAGGTGCGTCAGCGTGCGCAGAAATCGGGCAAGTTCATCGTCGTGCAGAACTCGATCTCCTACGAGACGCCTCGGGCGCGCATTACGGTCGATCGTGATCGCGCCGCCGCTCTCGGGGTTCCCGTGAGCCAGATCGGCACCACGCTGGGTGCGCTCGTCGGCGGTGCTCCGATCTCGAAATTCGATCGGGACAACCGCAGCTATGACGTCGTGAGCCAGGTCCGCCAGTCCGACCGCCTGAACCCGGAGCTTCTGGGGCAGTATTACGTGCGGGCGGCGGATGGGTCGATGGTTCCGCTCTCGGCTCTGGTGAGGATCGAGACGGATGCCGCGCCCGCGACGATCGAGCAGTTCAACCAGCTGAACGCGGCCACCATCTCGGCGCTGCCTCTGCCCGGCGTGACCACCTCGGAAGGACTGGCGACCCTGCGCTCCATCGCGCAGGAGGTAATGCCGCAAGGGTTCTATGAGGATTATGCCGGTCAGTCGCGCCTCGAAGTGCAGGAAGGAAGCTCCATTCTGCTCGCCTTCGGCCTTGCCGTGATTGTGATCTATCTGGTGCTTGCCGCGCAGTTCGAGAGCTTCCGCGATCCGTTCATCATCATGATGTCGGTGCCGCTCTCCATGTTCGGTGCCATGATCTTCCTGAACGTGGGCCTGGCGACGCTCAACATCTACACGCAGGTTGGCCTGATCACCCTGGTGGGGCTGATCACCAAGCACGGCATTCTGATGGTGGAGTTCGCCAACGAACTGAAGGAGAAGAGCGGCGTCAGCAAGCGGGAGGCGATTCAGGAGGCGGCCCGCGTGCGTCTGCGGCCGATCCTCATGACCACGGCCGCCATGGTGCTCGGCGTCGCGCCACTGCTCTATGCCAGCGGTGCGGGTGCGGCGGCTCGCTTCTCCATGGGACTTGTGATCGCGTCGGGAATGTCGATCGGCACGATCTTCACGCTCTTCGTGGTGCCGATGTTCTACACCTACATCTCCAAGGAGACCGTGAGGAGCGGGCGGACGAGTGAAGAGCACGCCCATCGTCAGGCGGCGCTCGCGGCGGAATAA
- a CDS encoding Fur family transcriptional regulator: protein MAANHHHALEELNDTQKRVHRILSAAENPLSAYEVLDKLRAKGAVTPPTVYRSLDKLIEKGLAHRLESLNAYVVCKHPHHHEMAAFAICESCGLVTEFSDSSINERLTQWSDDHSFCPKKAIVEIRGLCSVCSK, encoded by the coding sequence ATGGCAGCGAATCACCACCACGCCCTCGAGGAGTTGAACGACACCCAAAAGCGCGTTCATCGTATTCTCAGCGCGGCCGAGAATCCTCTTTCAGCCTACGAGGTCCTCGACAAGCTGCGGGCCAAGGGGGCTGTCACACCCCCGACCGTTTATCGCTCCCTCGACAAGCTCATCGAGAAGGGGCTCGCTCATCGGCTCGAGAGCCTCAACGCCTATGTGGTGTGCAAGCACCCTCATCATCACGAGATGGCGGCCTTTGCAATTTGTGAGAGCTGCGGCCTAGTCACGGAATTCAGCGATTCGAGCATCAATGAGCGTTTGACGCAGTGGAGCGATGATCATTCCTTCTGTCCCAAGAAGGCTATCGTTGAGATAAGGGGACTCTGCTCGGTCTGCTCGAAGTGA
- a CDS encoding Gfo/Idh/MocA family protein, with translation MTIAGSRTETLNRRLRLGMVGGGRGAFIGAVHRIAARLDDRWELVAGALSSDPERARLSGADLLLPPERTYDSFQDMARREAERGDRIDAVAIVTPNHAHAAAAEAFLQAGIHVICDKPLTTTRQEAERLAQLAHESGLIFAVTHNYTGYPLVRQARAMVAGGELGAIRLVQVEYAQDWLATRVEDTGSKQAEWRTDPARSGPAGAVGDIGTHAFNLAEFIAGDEVASLAAELHTFVEGRRLDDNAHMMLRFASGAKGMLWCSQVAAGQENGLRIRVYGEKAGLEWHQENPNILLFSPLGEPPRIIRRNGYGANEVSRAASRIPGGHPEGYLEGFAQLYTDVAEQIAARIEGRAPDSFSLQVPTVEHGVRGVRFIEAAVRSSQDEAAWIDV, from the coding sequence ATGACCATTGCAGGATCCCGAACCGAGACGCTGAACCGCCGGCTCCGACTCGGCATGGTCGGCGGCGGCCGCGGCGCCTTCATCGGCGCCGTTCATCGCATCGCGGCCCGCCTCGACGACCGCTGGGAGCTGGTCGCAGGCGCACTCTCGTCCGATCCGGAGCGGGCGCGCCTGTCCGGCGCGGACCTGCTGCTGCCACCGGAGCGGACCTATGACAGCTTTCAGGACATGGCTCGACGCGAGGCGGAGCGTGGCGATCGCATCGATGCGGTTGCGATCGTCACGCCGAACCACGCCCATGCGGCGGCGGCCGAAGCCTTTCTCCAGGCAGGCATCCATGTGATCTGCGACAAGCCCCTCACCACGACGCGGCAGGAAGCCGAGAGACTGGCCCAACTGGCGCACGAGTCGGGGCTGATCTTCGCCGTTACCCATAATTACACCGGTTATCCGCTGGTGCGGCAGGCGCGCGCCATGGTGGCGGGAGGCGAGCTTGGCGCCATTCGTCTGGTTCAGGTGGAATACGCCCAGGATTGGCTCGCGACCCGTGTGGAAGACACCGGCAGCAAGCAGGCCGAGTGGCGCACGGACCCTGCCCGCTCGGGACCTGCGGGCGCGGTCGGCGACATCGGCACCCATGCATTCAACCTGGCGGAATTCATCGCCGGGGATGAGGTCGCTTCGCTGGCGGCCGAACTGCACACCTTTGTGGAAGGCCGTCGGCTCGACGACAATGCCCACATGATGCTGCGCTTTGCGTCCGGCGCGAAGGGGATGCTCTGGTGCAGCCAGGTGGCGGCCGGACAGGAGAACGGTCTTCGCATCCGTGTCTATGGCGAGAAGGCCGGCCTCGAATGGCATCAGGAAAATCCGAACATCCTGCTGTTCTCGCCCTTGGGCGAGCCGCCCCGGATCATCCGCCGCAACGGGTACGGCGCTAACGAAGTGTCGCGCGCAGCCTCGCGCATCCCAGGCGGTCACCCGGAAGGCTATCTGGAGGGCTTCGCTCAGCTCTACACCGATGTCGCAGAGCAGATTGCCGCGCGGATCGAAGGCCGTGCCCCCGATTCCTTCTCCCTCCAGGTTCCGACTGTCGAGCACGGAGTGCGCGGCGTGCGCTTCATCGAGGCAGCGGTCCGATCCTCGCAGGACGAGGCTGCCTGGATCGACGTATGA
- a CDS encoding Fur family transcriptional regulator produces the protein MSTRALRKEEEENLLRRADDLCRQNNLRLTPIRERVYRELVQSGGPVGAYDLVDRLSSDKKRLAPVTIYRALDFLRDAGLVHRLATQNSYVVSHGQPDVNAMKIMFVDSKTGETIEVHSTEVAEAVRKAAEQAGFKSVSPFMEVEGELVRQG, from the coding sequence ATGAGCACCAGAGCCCTCAGAAAAGAAGAAGAAGAGAACCTCCTCCGCCGTGCGGACGACCTGTGCCGTCAGAACAATCTTCGTCTGACGCCCATCCGGGAGCGTGTTTACCGCGAGCTGGTCCAGAGCGGCGGCCCGGTGGGTGCTTATGATCTCGTCGACCGTCTCAGCAGCGACAAGAAGCGTTTGGCGCCCGTGACGATCTATCGGGCCCTCGACTTCCTGCGGGATGCCGGCCTCGTTCACCGCCTGGCCACGCAGAACTCCTACGTGGTCTCCCACGGCCAGCCCGACGTGAACGCCATGAAGATCATGTTCGTGGATTCGAAGACCGGCGAAACCATCGAGGTCCATTCCACCGAAGTGGCGGAGGCCGTCCGTAAGGCCGCCGAGCAGGCCGGCTTCAAGTCGGTCTCGCCCTTCATGGAAGTCGAAGGCGAGCTCGTCCGCCAAGGCTGA